In one Magallana gigas chromosome 7, xbMagGiga1.1, whole genome shotgun sequence genomic region, the following are encoded:
- the LOC105334750 gene encoding deubiquitinase MYSM1, which translates to MAEDGEIDIEGDFEFKLDVDSDIYDELPSKSANLLPEYTNPAWMLEQGWTMDTFDEKSKATIEKMLQEEHYYTNGKGSPRRVKNPRLLSKKSQIQKQPWTEDEKIMFEKYLEVFGRSWSKIAELMPNRTSLQVKNYAQQYFKQKAKEESKPMEPCVSLSTVPSTSSEADNSVKDVLSLVTTAQTTVTTVTKQGISSPSKGSMLAKMLINHSASKCRETSKPGNQGSLGVPKVSESLGRKRETTAKSVHKPIVTKHRKTETAPKVPSKVQITVNPVSGSISSTQSMPKPNPSSLQVVTLSSSGIGQLSPSLESRLQQSTGVIENLDRFCAVADIVAEDEDEDEDGEIDIENEDEENPILKSRSASPNSVYEQLIRAANLNKSPEKVRNKEVLIEPEKSPEVASNQNEAVSPQNNEKEAEMIQDTPDIAHELYKQKSSNSVVLWNGEVMDLPIPTQEVVVDQELVTEEERHIHADFFDGRPSKTLERYLRIRNYILDTWKKCKPGYLNKTCVRPGLKNCGDVNCIGRIHTYLECIGAINFGCEQACYNQTSKPTLQLCRDRPSRDAIIKVNFSKLESMRPRKRRIRNEYGQWVDEKELQGKTIQHQEKAAIKENQAKVPKTPRVPFLDPFKLVPCHHFSQEKPAPFYVEIHNTALIIMDIHAHVSKTEVIGMLGGCFHGDDQHLEITMAIPCNSISTGLQCEMDPVSQTFACEEINNNRMNVVGWYHSHPTFNPNPSIRDIETQLKFQDYFAQGGFSFIGVIVSPYNRTSPGMCSEFQCLTISSEISPVDKCNMPYSFNYGMIMQPLQSELVMRSINMLAEKYSHDRNRVELLQPYLGDTSCLSKMLESLKDSLEPNSEESTQFLEIVSEIFIMAFGPGKVEARAVPDPELLVSPPDG; encoded by the exons ATGGCGGAAGACGGAGAGATTGACATCGAAGGagactttgaatttaaattagA CGTGGACAGTGACATATATGATGAGCTTCCCTCAAAAAGTGCCAACTTGCTGCCAGAATACACAAACCCCGCCTGGATGCTCGAGCAG GGCTGGACTATGGATACATTCGATGAAAAGTCCAAAGCAACAATTGAAAAGATGCTTCAGGAGGAACA CTATTACACAAATGGCAAGGGAAGTCCGAGACGAGTGAAGAACCCACGACTGCTGTCCAAGAAGTCTCAGATACAGAAACAGCCATGGACTGAAGACGAGAAaatcatgtttgaaaaatacttG GAAGTGTTTGGGAGAAGCTGGTCAAAGATAGCTGAACTTATGCCAAATAGGACAAGTCTGCAGGTCAAAAACTACGCCCAGCAATACTTCAAACAAAAA GCAAAGGAGGAAAGTAAACCGATGGAGCCTTGTGTCAGCCTATCTACCGTGCCTTCAACGTCCAGCGAAGCGGACAACTCTGTGAAAGATGTTCTATCCCTGGTCACCACAGCTCAAACCACAGTCACCACGGTTACCAAGCAGGGGATCTCCTCCCCAAGCAAAGGCAGCATGCTAGCCAAAATGCTGATCAACCACAGCGCCTCCAAGTGCAGGGAGACCAGTAAGCCAGGCAACCAGGGTAGCCTGGGAGTGCCAAAAGTGTCTGAGTCTCTAGGAAGGAAGAGAGAGACCACAGCAAAGTCTGTCCATAAACCCATAGTTACCAAACATAGAAAGACAGAGACTGCCCCTAAAGTACCGAGCAAAGTCCAGATAACTGTGAACCCTGTGTCTGGGTCAATCTCAAGCACACAGTCCATGCCTAAGCCTAACCCCTCAAGTCTCCAGGTGGTCACGCTCTCCAGCAGTGGGATCGGACAACTAAGTCCATCGCTGGAGTCACGTCTACAGCAGTCCACCGGGGTCATAGAAAACCTGGACCGCTTCTGTGCTGTAGCAGACATTGTTGCAGAGGATGAGGATGAAGATGAGGATGGAGAGATAGACATAGAAAATGAGGATGAAGAAAACCCCATCCTTAAATCTCGATCCGCATCCCCAAATTCAGTGTATGAACAACTTATCCGTGCTGCCAATCTGAACAAATCACCGGAGAAAGTCAGAAACAAGGAGGTTCTGATAGAACCTGAAAAATCTCCAGAGGTTGCATCAAATCAAAATGAGGCTGTTTCCCCACAGAATAATGAAAAAGAGGCTGAAATGATTCAGGACACTCCAGATATAGCCCACGAACTCTACAAGCAAAAATCAA gcaatagtgttgtgttgtggaACGGTGAGGTAATGGATTTACCAATTCCGACACAGGAAGTAGTCGTAGACCAGGAACTGGTTACAGAGGAGGAACGTCATATCCATGCCGACTTTTTTGATGGACGACCATCTAAAACTCTGGAACGTTATTTAAGAATAAGAAACTATATTTTAGATACTTG GAAAAAATGTAAACCAGGGTACCTCAACAAAACATGTGTCCGACCTGGACTGAAGAATTGTGGTGATGTCAACTGTATAGGAAGAATTCACACCTACCTGGAATGTATTGGGGCCATTAATTTTGGTTGTG AACAAGCCTGTTACAACCAGACATCAAAGCCGACCCTACAGCTGTGCAGAGATCGACCTTCACGGGACGCCATTATCAAGGTCAACTTCTCCAAGCTGGAGTCCATG CGACCAAGAAAACGGAGAATAAGGAATGAGTATGGACAGTGGGTGGATGAAAAGGAGCTACAGGGTAAAACTATACAG CATCAAGAGAAGGCTGCAATTAAAGAGAACCAAGCTAAAGTTCCCAAAACGCCCAGGGTTCCATTCTTGGATCCATTCAAACTCGTTCCCTGTCATCATTTCTCTCAGGAGAAACCG GCTCCGTTTTATGTTGAAATACACAACACAGCTTTGATCATCATGGATATCCATGCTCATGTATCCAAAACAGAGGTCATAGGAATGTTAGGGGGTTGTTTCCATGGAGACGACCAGCACTTGGAGATCACCATGGCAATTCCCTGTAACAGCATCAGCACCGGTCTCCAGTGTGAGATGGACCCAG TGTCTCAGACATTTGCCTGTGAGGaaatcaacaacaacagaaTGAATGTGGTGGGATGGTACCACTCACATCCGACCTTTAACCCCAACCCATCCATCCGTGATATCGAGACGCAGCTCAAATTTCAG GACTACTTTGCTCAGGGTGGTTTCTCCTTTATTGGTGTTATTGTGAGTCCTTATAACAGAACCTCGCCAGGAATGTGTTCCGAGTTCCAGTGTCTGACCATCAGCTCCGAGATCAGCCCCGTCGACAAGTGCA ATATGCCCTACTCTTTTAATTACGGGATGATCATGCAGCCGCTTCAGTCCGAGCTTGTGATGCGAAGCATTAACATGCTGGCCGAGAAATACAGTCATGATAGAAACCGCGTGGAGCTCCTACAACCATACCTGGGGGACACTTCCTGTCTAAGCAAG ATGCTGGAGTCACTAAAAGACTCGCTAGAGCCTAATTCAGAGGAGTCCACGCAGTTTTTAGAAATTGTCAGCGAGATCTTCATAATGGCATTTGGGCCTGGGAAAGTTGAGGCGAGAGCGGTCCCAGATCCAGAACTCCTGGTCAGCCCTCCTGATGGCTGA